Part of the Kitasatospora sp. NBC_00374 genome is shown below.
ACGGCTCCGACGGCCGGGTCCACCGCTCGTACGGGCTGTTCGCGACCGACGCGCGCGGCTAGCAGGTACCCCTGCGGATCGACCGGGTCGAGGTCCTGGCCGCCGACACCGGCGTCGACCCGTCGCCGTACGACGGCCGACACGTGAACCAACTGCCGCTCGACCGCACCGCCGTGGTCCTCTGAGGCCGCGTCACGAGCGCGACAGGCCGCCGAACTCGGCCAGGGCGTCCGCCACGATCGCGTTCAGGCGACCGTGGTGGGCGCCCCGCCAGTAGACCTGCCCGCAGTCACCGCACTGCGCGAACACGTCGTACGAGCGCTCGGTGCCGTCCCGGAGCTGCTCCTGCACCGCCTCCTTCGCGGCACTGTGCAGCTGCCCGTTGCAGGCCGTGCACCTGGTCCACGGCGCGAGCGGGGGAGCGAACCGGGACAGCACGTCCCGGAGCTGGTCGTCGGGGCGGGAGCTGTAGACGTGGGCGCCCGCCCACAGCTCCCGGCGCCGCAGCAGCCCGCGGTCGCGCGAGAGCATCACCCGCTGCTCGGCGGCCGAGCGCGCGGCCAGGGCGGCGTCGCCGATGTCCACGCTCTCGTAGGCGGCGTCCACGCCCAGCAGCCGCAGCCGCCTGGCCAGCGTCCCGAGGTGGACGTCCAGGAGGAAGCGGGCGGGCCCCGGGAGCTGCTGCGGCCGGCTCACCGCGCACACCGAGATCTCCTCGCCGGCGCCGGGGACGTGCGAGGCGCCCACCGGCCGTCCGCCCGCGAGGAGCGCGCCGACCTCGGTCAGCGGAACCCCCATCGACTCCACGACGTGCCCGAGCGTCGACGAGCCGTCCGTGCGGACCGCCGACCGCCCGGCCCGCTGCGCCGAGGCGACGAAGACGTGCAGCTCAGGGGCGAACTCGATCCAGATCTCGGGTCTCTCCACCCGCCCAGCATGCCAGCGGGGCAGGCGCCCCGGCCAGGCATTTCCCGGCCCGCGGACCCCGCCGGACCGTCAGGTCCGGCCGGGCCGGCCCGGCCGCGTCCGCGTGCGCACCCCGTTGGCCCCGGCTCGCTCGCCCGGCCGGCCGTGGTCACACACAGTCAGAGCCCGGCCCGCGCAGGCCGGATTGCGGGCTCCCGGGCCATACGGACGGTCACCGGATCCGGTGACGGCGGCCCAGGATGCAGGAACCTGCCGACCCTCGCAACATGGAAGTGTCAGAGCCCCACGGCGGGCTCGGCCGCCCCCGGCCCGTCCGCCGTGCACCCATCCATCCCCGGCTGTGGGGTCGTGCCCCGCGGGCTCCGCCGTGCCGCGCCCCGCAGCTACGCGCTCTCGGAGGCACCGAGATGTCCGTACTGTTCTTCGACATCGGGGCGACCCTCGCGGACGCCGCCGTCGGACCTGACGGCTCGTTGGTGCTCCACCCGCTGCC
Proteins encoded:
- a CDS encoding Mut7-C RNAse domain-containing protein, yielding MERPEIWIEFAPELHVFVASAQRAGRSAVRTDGSSTLGHVVESMGVPLTEVGALLAGGRPVGASHVPGAGEEISVCAVSRPQQLPGPARFLLDVHLGTLARRLRLLGVDAAYESVDIGDAALAARSAAEQRVMLSRDRGLLRRRELWAGAHVYSSRPDDQLRDVLSRFAPPLAPWTRCTACNGQLHSAAKEAVQEQLRDGTERSYDVFAQCGDCGQVYWRGAHHGRLNAIVADALAEFGGLSRS